A single window of Mycobacterium sp. ITM-2016-00318 DNA harbors:
- a CDS encoding NAD(P)/FAD-dependent oxidoreductase, whose product MTEQRVAVAIIGGGPSGLTAAAALAGRVDGEVLVVEREAQTGGIPCHSDHPGYGMRDLKRFISGPAYAKRLTAMAQDAGATLETEAMVTGWAGERQLQVTSPRGLRTITADAVVLATGARERPRPARLVPGDRPDGVYTTGQLQNLVHVHHAKVGSRALIVGAELVSWSAVLSLRKAGCATVGMVSGYPRSEAYAVFRLPGRALTRGPVYTRSRIVGIEGRGRVRAAVVENLETGWRMRVDCDTVVFTGDWIPDHELARTGGLAMDPATRGPLVDAGLRTSSPGVFAVGNLLHPVDTADGAALDGRHVAAAVTGWVERREEPQKAVRIRTDVPFRWVAPQLVSPDGGVAARGDLLFWVDEYRRLPRLRAVQDGRTLATRRTLWPAAPGRVYRAPWSLVAGADPAGGDVTISFA is encoded by the coding sequence ATGACCGAGCAGCGGGTGGCTGTCGCGATCATCGGAGGCGGACCGTCGGGCCTGACCGCCGCCGCCGCGCTCGCCGGCCGGGTCGACGGCGAGGTGCTCGTCGTCGAGCGCGAGGCGCAGACCGGCGGAATCCCCTGCCACAGCGACCATCCCGGTTACGGCATGCGCGACCTCAAGCGCTTCATCTCGGGTCCGGCCTACGCCAAGCGGCTCACGGCGATGGCACAGGACGCAGGCGCGACGCTGGAGACCGAGGCGATGGTCACCGGCTGGGCAGGCGAGCGGCAGCTGCAGGTCACCTCGCCGCGCGGCCTGCGCACCATCACCGCGGACGCGGTGGTGCTGGCGACCGGTGCGCGGGAACGGCCGAGGCCCGCGCGGCTGGTTCCGGGCGACCGGCCTGACGGCGTGTACACGACCGGACAGCTGCAGAACCTCGTGCATGTCCACCATGCGAAGGTCGGCAGCCGCGCGTTGATCGTCGGCGCCGAGCTCGTCAGCTGGTCGGCGGTGCTGAGCCTGCGCAAAGCCGGTTGTGCGACAGTCGGAATGGTCAGCGGCTATCCCCGCTCGGAGGCGTATGCCGTGTTCCGGCTCCCCGGCCGCGCATTGACCCGCGGGCCCGTCTACACGCGCAGCCGGATCGTCGGCATCGAGGGCAGGGGTCGGGTTCGTGCCGCGGTCGTCGAGAACCTCGAAACCGGATGGAGAATGCGCGTCGACTGCGACACGGTGGTGTTCACCGGCGACTGGATCCCCGACCACGAACTGGCCCGCACCGGCGGCCTCGCGATGGACCCCGCGACGCGCGGGCCGCTTGTCGACGCAGGACTGCGCACCAGCAGCCCCGGCGTCTTCGCGGTCGGCAACCTGCTGCACCCCGTCGACACCGCCGACGGCGCGGCACTCGACGGTCGACACGTGGCGGCGGCGGTGACCGGCTGGGTGGAGCGTCGCGAGGAGCCCCAGAAGGCCGTTCGCATCCGCACCGACGTACCCTTCAGATGGGTTGCGCCGCAGCTGGTCTCACCCGACGGCGGGGTCGCAGCCCGAGGCGATCTGCTCTTCTGGGTCGACGAGTACCGCAGGCTGCCGAGGCTGCGTGCCGTTCAGGACGGCAGGACGCTCGCTACGAGGCGCACGCTGTGGCCTGCCGCGCCAGGGCGGGTGTACCGGGCGCCGTGGTCGCTGGTCGCCGGCGCGGACCCGGCGGGCGGCGACGTCACCATCTCCTTCGCCTAG